GTaaagaaaactttattttggatttgtttgttgAAGATCTTGAGAAATGCTGCCCCTGCGATGCAGTTGGTCTCTGGCCAGGGCCAGCTATAGCACCAAGGCCAGAAGGGAGCTGGTGGCCCGCTACAGCGACGAATTCCCGGAGAAGCTGCTCACCCGGAAGCACAAGATTTCGCCTCACATGTATGTGGCGAATGCGGAGGCTGCCCAAAGGATTGGCCAGCATCTGGAGCCCCACTTCCAGAGCTCCGGTTGTGACACTGTCATGGAACTAAATTCCGGAGCAGGACACTTCACCCGGCACCTGTTGGACAGGGAATCCCAGTTCCGGCGCATAATCCTGCTCGAGAGCATGGATCACTTTATGCCCAGACTTCAGGAGCTACATACACTTTATCCGGAGCGCGTAAAGGTGCGCCAAGGGGATTTTGTGAACCTGTGGAAGTTGGTGTACATGGACAAAATGGATGGAGGCACCAGGGTGGCGGATCTGCTTAATGATGTGCCCCAGAAAGCCTTCAAGGATGGTgagcttataaaaaataatccttttaaacgatttttaatCTCTTTTCCCGCAGATATCAATATGCTAGTTTTTGGCGCTGTGGGCTCGTATCCATTCTTCAAGCATTTGATCAACTCGCTCATCTTCCAGACTAGTCTTTTCAATCTCGGTCGCTGCGAGATGATCCTCGTCATGCCGCCACCCATTTACATAGtaaatagtcaaatgtttTCCTTTGGCATCTCTTTTACTTAAAATGTTCCCCTATCAGCACCTCACCTGCAACAATGAGATTGGTTACCTTATCTACCGTTCGACCAGCGTGCTCTTCCAAATCCTCTTTGAGCATCAGTTTATTGCCAAGGTGCCGCGCGAGGATTTCCTCCCCCATCAGACCGTATACAGTCCCACCAAGGGTAGCAAATTGGGCAAGGTGCGGTCCATCAATCCGGAGTATATGTATCTGGTGAAGTTTTCACCGCGCCGAAATCTTCACGAGCTTTGTCAGTCTCAGGACCTTCCAGCCCTCTGGTTTTTTATAAAGCAGAACTTTGTGAGCCGCCGAAACAGGATAATCCCCAATCTAGAGTAGGTCAGCAAAGTAAACCTTTGGGTTTTTAATTGATCATCTAATTTGTGCAGGAAATGGGTGCCCGGCTGTGGGCCTCGGCTGATCATCAATCCACACGCGTCGGAGCCCGTGACGCCTACTTATCCAGATGAGTTGCCCAAGAAACTGCCGCAGTACTCCTGTCAAAGTACTACGATGAGCACCAGGGACTACTTTCCAGGAATCAACATTTACACCCAGTTTGGAGATCTCCGGCCCAGCCAAATGCTTACGCTCTTCAGTCAGTTCCGTCAATGGCCGGAGTACGGCGAGAGCTCGTTCCTCGCTTCGCTTGAGAACGCGCTGCTGAAGCTGGAGACTGCCAATGAGGAACCGAACCTGGAGGACGGTGTCACGCTGCCAGAGGAGGATGATGTCGAAGCGGACGAGATGCTCGAAGAAGAAAGCCCCGAACCCGCAACTACTCCGACTAAGGGTCGCAGGAAAGCTATTTCCTAGTTTTCGGTAGTACATAAGCTAACTGAAAATCATCACTTGTGAAAAAAGTTAGCCTACGTTTTGGTTACTTCTTCAATTTACTTCATAAATTACTGTTAGCtgttttataaaacataaatttaaatacaagaaaTTCGCCATAAAATGAGTCTTTAATCCAAAACTCATGTTGTATCTGTTATAAACattgaacaaattaaaaatgtttcactGGAATCTATAGCACCAAACAGAACACAATACGTAAACTTATTCGTTAACCATTTAAATATCCTGCTGAAATTCTCTAGGCGCACTTTCCTTGGGCCAAAAGGCGACTGCCGCGGGAGCACTTCTCAGCCAGCTCGATGTAGTACTCCGGTGGAGCCTGCGTGTCCGGGGTGTCTGATATGCGGGTCTCCAGTTGCACGGACAGCTTAACACAGTCCACCATCAGGTTGACGGGATTTACGCCCAGCACGAAGGTTGCCTCCTTACGGGGGCACGGGTTCTCCTCGTTCTTGGTGTTGCCGAACTGGTAGCAGGTGTCGCGGATCATGAAGTGCCCGTCCTGGTTGCACGGATTGCGCACGCACTCCGGGATGATTTTCTCCTTGTAGAGCACCAGCATCTGGCCGGGCTCACAGGGTCCCTGCCTGAAGGCCGGATAGCAGCCGTCGGTCTCTGGGTAATACAGTGTGGCTGTCGAAGGGGAAGCACCCGAACCgatgttatttattatgtcATCACATCGGTAGCTCCATTATGGCTGCTCACCTGGCGCGCAGTCGCAGACCCAATCGTTTTGCTTCTGCTGGTCCCCCGGATAAAGAAGCTGGTGCTTGGGGCATCGGGCTGGGGAGTAAAGTGGCTTGCGACCCTGGGGAAGAGAAGAAATCGGATGGGGGTGACGATGAGGTCTGATTGATCATTGCCAAGGCGTTCGCCGTACCCTAACAAAGAGtcctataatttttttatagtgtTTCAAAAGATCTTTTCCAATTAAACtgggttatttttttttaatctttttggTCTTTAatgctttatattttttttagagcattaaatttaagaatttcaatatttctaCTTTGCATActaaattgtaaaatgtttactATTTAGATATTACCTGCATACTCCTAATGCGAAACTGAAAACAATTGATCTCATCCAAGTTTTCTAATACTGCAATTCAACTCAGCTTAAAACATAGTTTAAAGTTTCAACTCCAATTATGATAACAATAAAATCCCGCACTTTACgcatttttactatttttattattatttatttatttttggaaagtCTTCACTCCGTACggtacaaaaaattaaaaatacctCATGATCTCGGTATTTATAGCCATTTCAAGAACTGTATCCCGCATTTTGATCGggtcttttattaatttaaatggtcTTACGTTAGAAatcttaaatgatttaaaaaatggaatttccCGCCAAGGGAATACAAATATAGACCCCGTTTTTCCaaatactttataaaaaaaatggaacatCTCCCCTTTATTCCCAAGTGGAATATACTCGTCCGTTTTAGTGTAATAGGAAAGGGTATACAGCGCTTGGCTCTGCTCAGTTGGAATTTTTCTCTCCCGTTTCGGGTTTTCTTATCACGGCCCAAAACTCGGACCTTCGGATCGGCCCGTTTCTGGCTGCAGCTTACCGCAAGGTTGGCCTTCTTCTTATCAATGTCTTGATCCTCGACAAAGGCGATTTGGGCGCGTGCCACTTTCCCAATAAGCGCAAAGAGCACGGCGATCAGCAGAAGTCGCGGATTTATATTGATCATTGTTCGaactctcgctctctctcgcTCTGTTTTGATTAACGGGTATGCAAAATCGACGATGCCGACGCTTTACAAGATAACACAACGCAACTTTCCTCGGTTTCACTTTTCACATCCGCTCACTACCAAATGTGGCGAAGATCGGTTTCAGACTGTTCAGATCCGCTCTTATAAGCTTCCGATCGGGTCCCAAGCCCGCTCTGACTAGTGATGCAAACAGATCGATTCTGAATGGTACCTATCGAttggtttaaattaaagcttaaatatttttaattggaattAAATTGGAATTAATTATGGtgataaatgtatttaagttAGACTTTTATAACTCAAACCGCCACCCATAACAAAAATAGTTCTAGTTATAGAAGTAAAActgtatatattatttgtaatttttgttttatataaacttatttaaaatttggcttagtttagttatttaatttaataaccaatttttttttttaatatattttttttttaattttcacatATTTTGTTAACTTTCTCAAGAGTAAACACTCCTTCATATAAGAATATTGATTTCGCATTTTaatcatttcaaatttttgtttgtttcctcTAACAATGTCTCTAACATTTTTTACTAGTTCATTTGTAATACCCTGAGTAACTTTAGTATCCACCATTTTAGAAATAACAAAGTTTTTACAATAAGATATAGCTTCTAAAGTATGCATCGCAGTTTCGCGCGGGCTGAACTTAccacaaaattgaaaaactccGGCGTTACCAACACTGGCAGTTCAGTTGGGCAATCGCTGCCTATCGACAATCGCTCATTTTCctttgtcaaaataaaaagtaaataaatacttttctcattaaacaaaaaacaaccaCAGGAACGGAACGGCTTAAATGGACGACGAGGAGACCTCAGGTGGGTGTGACAACATCAAGCCACTCCAGTTAAGCACTTTACTAGTTGTTGACCGTCTTAAATTGCGCAGAAATCAATTCTGTGCAGGGGGAGGATGAAACGGCCGAGCTGAGAATACCAGTACCGAGAATACCATCTGTCCAGGAACTTCTGGCTCAGGTGGGTGAACTGGAGCCAGCTGGGCTGGATCCCCTGGCCATCGAGGGGGGCTTGGATGGCCAGCTGGAGGCCATAGGTGATGATGTGCCGGAGGACACAGCAAGCGAGGGCAGTCATCCGAGCAGCGACATGTCCCTCGAGAGTCCAGGCAGTGAAGGTGGGTCTTTGATTTCCCGTGAATCCTTTTAACCATCCCTTTTCCGCCCAGATGACTCGGATCTAGAGCGCTTGCCCCGCTGGATGATCCCCCAGAACCGCCTACGCTCCGCCGTGGACATGATGGTCTCGCAGGCCCGCTACCGAGATGGCGGAATCGCCGCTCTGCTCAACCGGGACAACTTCCTGCAGCGCGTGCGCAGCATGGTCTTCAGCCAGGAGCGTCAACGCAGTCGCACCAGCGAGGAGAACAGTCAAGAGGCATCCGAGCAGCCGGACGAGTCCCCAGAGCCAgcgccaccgccaccacctcGTCCCCAGATCGACATCGAGCTGGAGCGGGGCGTGCGCTTCGACACCAATCTGCCGGCGGAGCACTCGTACTTCGGCAACCATCTGAGCCGCGTGCCCGGCGTCGACTACTTGGAGGTGGGCAGCACCCATCACATGCTCATCTTCCTGCACCAGCACATCCTGTTCCCCGGCGAGGTTCTGCCCTTCATGATCGACGGCCGCATGTTCGACGAGGACATGCCCGGCCTGGATGGCCTGATCTTCGGCGTGGGCTTTCCGCTGATGCAGCCGCCGGAGGACAACCCGCACAAGCTGTACGGGGTCACGTGCCAGATCTACGAAAAGGGCGAAAGCGGCCGGGAGATGATGTTCTACAAATCCCGAGCACTGCAGCGCATCGTCATCAACTGCGATGATATCCAGGGGTAAGTGGGTCTGCAACCCACTTCAAAAGGGTTCTTGTAACATCCTCCAATTTCTTTCAGGCCGCCACAGTACATTGCCCGCAATCCTACGAGCAAATGCTTCAGCAAAGTCAAGATATTGCCGGAGTACTTTCTGCCCGAACCCCTGCAATCCGTTGAAATGGGCTCGATGGCCAGATTTCGGGATATTCCCTCGATGAAAGACAAGTACCGCAGGTTCCAGCTGGCCAGCACTCCTTGGCCGGCTGATGTCTGCCAGGAGTATTCATTCGATGCCATCGTGGAGCGCGCACGCCAGAGGCTAGAAGTCCAGAAGATAGACACCATGCCAAAATGCCCCATTCAGCTATCCTTTTGGCTGGTGCGAAACCTCCACCTAACCGAGAAGATGATGCGGCTGACCTTCCTCACGGACTCGGTCAATACTCGCCTCCAATTGATCAAGAGCACGTTCAAGGAGGAGTCGTTATTCTTCTGCCGATACTGCAACAGCAGTCTGGCCCACTGCGGGGATCTATTTGCCATGTCCAAGCACGGGGTTCAGACGCAGTACTGCAATCCAGGTGATAGTTTACACATAAATTCAGAGACAGGCTTTGAAAaccttaatttaaatgcaaatattaacattttttttttttgcagaggGCTACATACACGAGACGAACACCGTTTATCGGGTGATGTCCCACGCCATCGGCTACAGCGGCGAGCCGTCCACCAAGTTCAGCTGGTTCCCCGGCTACCAGTGGCACATTATCCTGTGCAAGTTCTGCGCCCAGCACGTCGGCTGGGAGTTCAAGGCCGTGGAGCCCAACCTGGCGCCCAGGGTGTTCTTCGGCCTGGCCGGCTCCAGCGTGCGGATTGGCAAGGCCAGCGAGAACACGCCGGTCAACGGCAGCACCTACGTGGTGCGCAATATGCTGCGGCTGATCTCCAATGAGATGGAATGAGGCTGGCGCGTTGTGAAGCGATTGCTCAGTGGCCAACTCTGCTGCTGCCGTCGCCCGGAAAACAATGCGGTCCATCAAACGGGACCTGTTTAATTCGTTTCACAACCACATTTGGCAGAACCCACGGCAGTTGTTTGGCGTGGATGTAAACCAAAAGATTGATCTACATATGATTTCATATATGTTCTTTAGTTCAAGTAAATTATGCCTAATtgatatttaagatttttgaaACTAAAGTCTCTCTGTAATAAGTTACTCTTAAAcatttgcttttattattatggtgAGCTAGTCAGTCATTGAGAAGGGCCGCAAAGGAGGTGGACAGTTTCTGGAAAACGTAAGGCAAGGAGAATTAAGGAAATGAGAAATTGCTAAGGGGTGAGGGCTACTTACCGCTTTGCAAAATGGGCATAGGCCAAAGGAGACCTCCAGGAAGGTTTTGCCATCCATAAGTGTGGTAAACCACTCCTTCAAACAGGCCGCATGGCACTTGAGCACACACCTCGCATTGTCGCAGGATACGAGGGGCACCTCACCGCCATCCAGGCGGTAGACAAAGCAAATGTTGCAGCGCAGCTCTTCGTTGTCCTCCTCGTCCTGCTTGGACTCATTGGACCAGTCCGGCATGGGGAAGAAGCATAGATCGAAAATGCGGAGCAGGTTCTTGTGCATGTCCAGTTCCGCGTCCCAGTTGCCCAGGCCATCGCTGAGAACGTGGCGCAGGTGGGCCACCTCCTCCGTGGGACCGATGATCTTCAACGCCATGGACGCGATGCAGGCAAAGGGATCCCCGATGGTCACCTTCAGGTAGACGCGATCCTTCAGCGGAAACACCCGTGAATTGTGTTTGGTGGTGATGGGCGATGGCTGCAGCACATGGCACAGCTCATCGATGTCCGTGAAGTGGTCATAGAAGGGGCGAAGCTCCTCCAGAACCTTAAGGAAGAGGATCAGGGCTTCCTCCAGGGTTCCTGCGCTCTTGGTCAGCATTTCTCCCAGCGGTACGCATTCTGGCAGGCTGTGATCCAGCAGGCGAAGCGAGGGAATCTCCAGCTCCAGATAGTGATGCTCGTAGTCCGAGAATTCGCTAAATCGCAACCGGGTGCAGGCCTCATCCATTTGCATGAGGTACTCGTTGGGCTTGTGCAAGGCCAGGATGTCGGAGTATATATTGCCCTCCGGCAAAGGATCCTTAAAATGAGTTAGGGCTTCTGGGGCGGGAAGAATCTGTGCCAGATTGGCCAGCAAATCCTCCAGAAGCCAGTCATCCTGAACCTTCAGATTGTCCGACGTGTAGATCTTGTACATCAATCGCTCCTGAACATAGAGCTGGAAACCATGGAGCGCTGGATGGTGGGGTAAGTAGAGCTTAAGGCGCCGCCAGGTTCCCTGCATAAAAGAATTAACTTTTATTAGGCGGGAACATATAAACTACTTTTTACTCACCTCACAGCACATTACTCCTTGAATGATGCAGGAACCGCTTGGCTGGAGCTCCGCCACTAGACCAGGATACTTCTCCGCCACGAACCGCTCCACATCTTGATCCCCTCTGTCCATTATCTGATTTCCTTCCATTTTTATCATAACATTTGtattgtttacctttttcAAAAGACCTCAAGCTAGAGATGGATTGTTATCGATTACTTTGATAGCTTAAATCGAGATCGACAGAGCATTAATCGCCGGGTAGTTTAAATATCAATTCCTTACCActttaagtttataattaaaagttgACTAATCCGTTTTTGATGGATTTTCCCGCCTTGTTGACATATTAACCCCGAAGCGGCATTGTTTACCATCTAAAACATTGTAGTTTCGCCTCTCTTCGCTTATCAGCCAAATTTACGTTATTTACTGATTGGATTTGGCTGTGTTTGCTCTTCGCTAGAGCGCAACACCTGCAGGCCACACTGTTTTCATTTGTAACACCTGCGTGGCGGCCTCGTATCAATCGCCGCCGAGCCTGATAAACGCTCTCGCGAATCGTTGGTCATCGCTTGGACACGGGCTATTTAAGGCTCTTCATCGGCTCCATCGATTTCATTCACGGTTATCATCTGCGTGCGCGCGTACCTAAAACCTTTATTAACTCTGGCCAAAGATTAAAGGAGCTTTCCCGTTTTAAAAATGCTGCGAATCGTTGTAACTTTTGCCTTAATTCTGGCTTCAGTCAGTGCCACCACTGTACAGCAGTGTAAGTAGCTTAATTCCATTCATTTGGTCACTAGGATATTTAAAACTGCGGATTTCAGGCCCTGAGTTAGAGTTGATTTGTGGTTTTAAAGCATTCCTCGGCTGGTTATTCACTTCACAGACTTTGTCTCATACATAATCTCTGTGAAATTTCAGAAACTattgccaaaaatatttttgagtcAATAGTCAAGTCCTCAAGAGTACCTCCCGTTCCAAGTTGTGATAGGGCTTATCAGGCAACGCCTGCTAATCTCCAAAGAGTTTTTTCGAAAACCGTAGTCTACTTTTGAGCTCACTGGTGGAtcttcatttttcttttaggCAAGAACAAGCCGTTGCCACTGGACGTTAAGATTCAGGATTGCGATGTGCCACCGTGCATTGTCTACAAAGGAACCATTGCTGTAATGGAGGTGCACTTCCTTGGCAGTAAGTTGAGGGATTTATCCTTATATCCTTCATTTCTGACCGCTGTCATCTTGCAGATAACAACAATATCAAGAGCATCACTGCCACCACAACGGCCAAGGTCTTGGGCATGAATCTGCCGTATGACCTTCCCGAAGATGTGTCCAATGTGTGCCGAAACCTCCTGTATGGCGCCATGTGCCCCATTGACAAGGACGAGGATGTCACCTACCAGTTCAACTTCTACGTGGAGCCTGCGTTCCCGGAAATTACGGCGGATGTCACTGTAACGCTAAACGATGCCCAGAACGAACCGATCACCTGCTTTGTCGTGAGCTGCAAGCTCCGGAAGGGAGCAACTGCATCGCAGCAGGACGAATACCTATTGGACTGGACGAATCCGAGTGCCATCTCCGAATAAGCAAACGATGTACGCAACTCAACCGATTTTGGCCGACTGATTATTCCACCATATTTGCCGAATAATAAACTCAAAACTCTTGCAGCGATAACGGCATTTGTTTACCTTGACTACGTCACGGATTCCAGTGTACCCGTACAATCAGTCTACAGATTAACACATTTCTCGGACCTCCGATTAGATATCCAttcaaacttatttatttgcagTCATCGGTGACGTTGATATTTGCACCGAAAGTCCAGTAATTTATTTCCACTGATTTAGTAGCGGAATGACCAATAAAACCGTGTCGATAATCATTTATTGACCTCGTAGATCGCGTTGACCATATGGTCAAAAGTTGGTCGATAACCGTCTTGCTGGGTGCAATAGTacactaaacaaaaattgtgcTGAAAAACAAGGCCTTTTCTGTGAACTgtagtatacaaaaaaatagttaataaaaaCTATGAAAGCAGGTTCTTCAAAATCTAATTATAAAAAGAAGTGTTTCCTAGAAGGTTATcattttttgacatttttattgagTTCTATTTATAACACTTAACATGTTCGGAAATAAATCTTTAAGacaaagcaattaaatattttattaaaaatatgaactaAATTCAGTTCTAATTCAAAATTTCTTGTTCTTATATAAATATGTGCACAGATGCATATATGTAGTCagtgtttaatattaaatttaaaataaagttattcaaaaaattttttggtaatttggGTACGATCGATTTCTTTAGtgttaaatcagaaaaaatcAGTTATAATCTGTTAGATATTTATGATGGTTATTTGTGTTTGCAACaacacaaaacaattaaaaattgaaatttgaaatggAGACCCTCTGAATGACAAACAACGTAATCTTAATCAAAAGTGACTTAATATTTGCACAGTGCAACACGTTTGGAAATAAATCTGATAATCTGGGTGAGTTGCTCGGTTTATGAAAGGAGGCATTGATAACCAGGTACATTCCTCTTGTTCTTCGCCTGAACAGGTGTGCTAGGGTAATAAGACTTGAGATTTGCGAATTTAGATTCGATTCCATTATAGCTTTTCGCTTTTGCCCACTTGAGTTTACACCTTAATGACTGCGTGTCCAGATAGCGCCGATGGCCAATAAAATGCTTTGTAATACGAGTCTTAAAAAATGCCAGACGaccagtttgtttttgttttgctcaaCCCATAGGAAAACGCATAAGAAGTATTTGGGAAAACCACCCTTACATGTTGgggaaaagcttttaaaattttattaaatattcaagaGACGTTGGGGGTGAGCCCAGCGatgtattttgaaaataaaaacgaatgGTATATCACAGTAATTTAGGCCAATTGATAAATCAGTTCCCTTCAACATTAGTTGAGATAGTCCAGCTCATACATCGAATTGCTGCCATTGCCCTTGACCACTTTGATGTCGCATACGAAGCACACGGCAGTGTCCCCATCCTGATCCACCAGATAGATTTCGATCTTCACGCCGATCTCGGGGTATTCCCCAATAGGAAAGCTGAACAGATAGGAGACATCCTCGGTGTCATAGAGCGGACAATAGGCGCCGTACTGAAGATTCGGACAGACGGCAGCCACATCCGCCGGCAGTTCATATGGCACCGTGATAATCCCGAGGGTGGTGGCCTTCACCAGGGTCGTCAGTTTGGTAATGTACTTTCGCACGACAAAGTCAATCTCGAAATTCTGGGTAGAACCCTTGACGATTTGGCATGGCGGAGTAACGCATCCATGGACTCGCACCTCCAGCGGAAAGGGTTTACTTCCAGAGCCTAGATGGGGAATAGGATTATTTAGCTGGATATTACCACTTGTCTCATGGTCAAACTTACATCGCTTCACTTCCGTGGCCGGATGCTTCTGCTGAGCCCCGACCATCGACAGTAATGCCAGGGAGATCAGAATCAACGCCACGACTTGCATGTTTCTTGGTACAAATTGCTTTTGGCCAACATCACGGCCCACATCGTTTTTATAGCCAGATCGGAGGGGCTTCTCGGCTAATACGTTCGGATTTGTCCTATCTTATCGCCATTGATTTCATCGCACGGAAATTGAAAATGGGTTTTGGACAAAAGGTTACTGCTACAGCCAATAAGACgtttagtaaaaaaataagcaCAACTAGTATTTAACATACAGATTCTTTATTTGGGAGTCATACAATCTAATAAACGATATTTTAACAATACTGTTTCATATATTCCCATGTTTCCTATCAGCTATTAGCGGCTAAGCAATAGACATGTTATCAATAAAATAGGCTAGTCGTATTTTGTCTTCCCTTAACTCTGAGGCTTAAAAGCAATAActacttaaattttttgtccTAGTTAATtaggaaatttaaaatattgtggATATAAGCGCCTAAAAGGATAGGAGGATTTTTCTAGTTTAAACCAAACT
This genomic window from Drosophila gunungcola strain Sukarami chromosome 3R, Dgunungcola_SK_2, whole genome shotgun sequence contains:
- the LOC128266529 gene encoding dimethyladenosine transferase 2, mitochondrial is translated as MLPLRCSWSLARASYSTKARRELVARYSDEFPEKLLTRKHKISPHMYVANAEAAQRIGQHLEPHFQSSGCDTVMELNSGAGHFTRHLLDRESQFRRIILLESMDHFMPRLQELHTLYPERVKVRQGDFVNLWKLVYMDKMDGGTRVADLLNDVPQKAFKDDINMLVFGAVGSYPFFKHLINSLIFQTSLFNLGRCEMILVMPPPIYIHLTCNNEIGYLIYRSTSVLFQILFEHQFIAKVPREDFLPHQTVYSPTKGSKLGKVRSINPEYMYLVKFSPRRNLHELCQSQDLPALWFFIKQNFVSRRNRIIPNLEKWVPGCGPRLIINPHASEPVTPTYPDELPKKLPQYSCQSTTMSTRDYFPGINIYTQFGDLRPSQMLTLFSQFRQWPEYGESSFLASLENALLKLETANEEPNLEDGVTLPEEDDVEADEMLEEESPEPATTPTKGRRKAIS
- the LOC128266555 gene encoding uncharacterized protein LOC128266555, encoding MININPRLLLIAVLFALIGKVARAQIAFVEDQDIDKKKANLAGRKPLYSPARCPKHQLLYPGDQQKQNDWVCDCAPATLYYPETDGCYPAFRQGPCEPGQMLVLYKEKIIPECVRNPCNQDGHFMIRDTCYQFGNTKNEENPCPRKEATFVLGVNPVNLMVDCVKLSVQLETRISDTPDTQAPPEYYIELAEKCSRGSRLLAQGKCA
- the LOC128266511 gene encoding protein cereblon, translated to MDDEETSEINSVQGEDETAELRIPVPRIPSVQELLAQVGELEPAGLDPLAIEGGLDGQLEAIGDDVPEDTASEGSHPSSDMSLESPGSEDDSDLERLPRWMIPQNRLRSAVDMMVSQARYRDGGIAALLNRDNFLQRVRSMVFSQERQRSRTSEENSQEASEQPDESPEPAPPPPPRPQIDIELERGVRFDTNLPAEHSYFGNHLSRVPGVDYLEVGSTHHMLIFLHQHILFPGEVLPFMIDGRMFDEDMPGLDGLIFGVGFPLMQPPEDNPHKLYGVTCQIYEKGESGREMMFYKSRALQRIVINCDDIQGPPQYIARNPTSKCFSKVKILPEYFLPEPLQSVEMGSMARFRDIPSMKDKYRRFQLASTPWPADVCQEYSFDAIVERARQRLEVQKIDTMPKCPIQLSFWLVRNLHLTEKMMRLTFLTDSVNTRLQLIKSTFKEESLFFCRYCNSSLAHCGDLFAMSKHGVQTQYCNPEGYIHETNTVYRVMSHAIGYSGEPSTKFSWFPGYQWHIILCKFCAQHVGWEFKAVEPNLAPRVFFGLAGSSVRIGKASENTPVNGSTYVVRNMLRLISNEME
- the LOC128266536 gene encoding E3 ubiquitin-protein ligase FANCL encodes the protein MIKMEGNQIMDRGDQDVERFVAEKYPGLVAELQPSGSCIIQGVMCCEGTWRRLKLYLPHHPALHGFQLYVQERLMYKIYTSDNLKVQDDWLLEDLLANLAQILPAPEALTHFKDPLPEGNIYSDILALHKPNEYLMQMDEACTRLRFSEFSDYEHHYLELEIPSLRLLDHSLPECVPLGEMLTKSAGTLEEALILFLKVLEELRPFYDHFTDIDELCHVLQPSPITTKHNSRVFPLKDRVYLKVTIGDPFACIASMALKIIGPTEEVAHLRHVLSDGLGNWDAELDMHKNLLRIFDLCFFPMPDWSNESKQDEEDNEELRCNICFVYRLDGGEVPLVSCDNARCVLKCHAACLKEWFTTLMDGKTFLEVSFGLCPFCKAKLSTSFAALLND
- the LOC128266583 gene encoding uncharacterized protein LOC128266583 — encoded protein: MLRIVVTFALILASVSATTVQQCKNKPLPLDVKIQDCDVPPCIVYKGTIAVMEVHFLGNNNNIKSITATTTAKVLGMNLPYDLPEDVSNVCRNLLYGAMCPIDKDEDVTYQFNFYVEPAFPEITADVTVTLNDAQNEPITCFVVSCKLRKGATASQQDEYLLDWTNPSAISE
- the LOC128259560 gene encoding NPC intracellular cholesterol transporter 2 homolog a: MQVVALILISLALLSMVGAQQKHPATEVKRCSGSKPFPLEVRVHGCVTPPCQIVKGSTQNFEIDFVVRKYITKLTTLVKATTLGIITVPYELPADVAAVCPNLQYGAYCPLYDTEDVSYLFSFPIGEYPEIGVKIEIYLVDQDGDTAVCFVCDIKVVKGNGSNSMYELDYLN